A portion of the Drosophila sechellia strain sech25 chromosome 2R, ASM438219v1, whole genome shotgun sequence genome contains these proteins:
- the LOC6607912 gene encoding uncharacterized protein LOC6607912, translated as MGLTLFGFMVIMIFVLLLLFGVTSSWATDYELLLEDPDIFSPCTDGPPGSINIHQAVNLDDIVVDQEGDTLHVSGNATVVWDVQPTDRITARLDFFHFNRGNWEPTVFSMATQNFCSIMYDKNQYWYKYWTRFIINRHEVEKKCFRGPDTLLAHEPFDLILKFENFRGPLLRGRHKIVVLFNALDERNIPRPNPICLEIRGEPLKLH; from the exons ATGGGTCTAACACTTTTCGGTTTTATGGTCATCATGATATTTGTGCTGCTGCTCTTATTCGGAGTGACCAGTTCCTGGGCCACAGACTACGAATTATTGCTCGAGGATCCGGACATATTTTCGCCGTGCACTGATGGTCCGCCCGGATCCATCAACATCCACCAGGCAGTCAACTTAGACGATATTGTAGTCGACCAGGAAGGGGATACACTCCATGTATCCGGGAACGCCACCGTCGTGTGGGATGTGCAGCCCACCGATCGGATTACT GCGAGACTTGATTTCTTTCACTTCAACCGCGGCAATTGGGAGCCCACTGTCTTTAGCATGGCCACCCAAAACTTTTGCTCCATCATGTACGACAAGAACCAGTATTGGTATAAGTATTGGACAAGGTTTATTATCAATCGCCATGAGGTGGAAAAGAAGTGCTTCAGAGGGCCTGAT ACCCTTCTGGCACACGAGCCCTTCGATCTCATACTGAAATTTGAGAACTTTCGTGGACCTCTTCTTCGAGGACGTCATAAAATTGTCGTATTGTTTAACGCACTAGACGAGAGGAATATACCGCGCCCAAACCCAATTTGTTTGGAGATCAGAGGAGAACCACTTAAGTTGCATTAG
- the LOC6607913 gene encoding uncharacterized protein LOC6607913, whose amino-acid sequence MRTLMLFVFGFASSWAADYELLLEDSDIFSPCTEPPPGSIGFHDAFDISDLVIDQDMDVIHLSESITSIWDVEPTDRISARFAIMHYSRGSWEPTVFSMATPDFCASMFDENQSWFKYWTKHISNRDEVMEKCFKTRGTVLRHNPFDLQLRLTDIRGATLSGRYKAVVTFEAVDEKDVPRRNSICFEIRGEAEKIN is encoded by the exons ATGAGAACTCTCATGCTGTTCGTATTTGGCTTTGCTAGTTCCTGGGCCGCGGACTACGAGCTTTTGCTGGAGGACTCTGATATCTTCTCACCCTGCACTGAACCGCCGCCCGGATCGATTGGATTCCACGATGCCTTCGACATTAGCGATCTGGTAATCGACCAGGACATGGACGTCATTCACCTGTCCGAGAGTATCACCTCAATCTGGGATGTGGAGCCCACAGATCGCATATCC GCCAGGTTTGCAATAATGCACTACAGCCGCGGCAGCTGGGAACCAACTGTATTTAGCATGGCCACGCCGGACTTCTGCGCCTCAATGTTTGATGAGAATCAGTCGTGGTTTAAGTACTGGACCAAACACATTTCGAACCGCGATGAGGTGATGGAGAAGTGTTTTAAAACGCGTGGT ACCGTTCTGAGGCACAATCCCTTCGATCTGCAGCTGCGTCTAACGGACATTCGTGGTGCAACTCTCAGCGGTCGTTACAAAGCTGTGGTCACCTTTGAGGCTGTCGATGAGAAGGATGTGCCGCGCCGTAATTCCATTTGCTTCGAAATCAGGGGAGAGGCCGAGAAGATAAACTAA
- the LOC6607918 gene encoding uncharacterized protein LOC6607918: protein MKAAFTILVLQVIICLAGATEYQLTLDKDGLLATCENQPGNPSGVEAMLDSSSLEVHNLGSKVRIEGEQKVVWKDVQPGDKLKVFGQVYRQDKGTWQKTMFTASSNNFCKNMFDKNQYWYIFWTKFISNSDEIKEKCLTTPGAVLKYKDYELDLKTSLNVPNLDGRYKLVVQLEAFDKRNVKRPVLICIEFRGTAGQL from the exons ATGAAGGCTGCTTTCACGATCCTGGTGCTTCAAGTGATCATCTGTTTGGCTGGAGCGACTGAGTACCAGTTAACATTGGACAAAGATGGCTTGCTAGCAACGTGCGAGAATCAGCCAGGCAATCCTTCTGGTGTTGAAGCGATGTTGGACAGTTCCTCTCTTGAAGTACATAACCTTGGTTCGAAAGTTCGAATTGAGGGAGAGCAGAAAGTGGTCTGGAAAGATGTCCAGCCTGGAGACAAATTAAAG GTGTTTGGTCAAGTCTATCGCCAGGATAAGGGCACTTGGCAGAAGACTATGTTTACGGCCAGCTCCAATAACTTTTGCAAAAACATGTTTGATAAGAACCAATACTGGTATATTTTCTGGACAAAGTTTATTAGCAACTCCGACGAGATTAAGGAAAAGTGTTTGACCACACCGGGG GCCGTTTTAAAGTACAAGGACTACGAACTGGACTTGAAGACCAGCCTGAATGTTCCAAATCTGGATGGGCGCTACAAGCTGGTGGTCCAACTGGAGGCCTTCGATAAGCGCAATGTAAAGCGTCCAGTTCTCATTTGCATAGAGTTCCGTGGCACTGCAGGACAGCTCTAA
- the LOC6607919 gene encoding sodium channel protein Nach produces the protein MDSKGSRPKQPDWLAEVCQESSIHGMPYIARKDLHWAERILWALIILGSAYYAISSCLNQWYRFRDNPLVYEYEYLFGLRIFPFVGITLCPTYHDETVIPRLINETWGLDASKDKEKAAYYRKFLLAINALRYSTLETLEPFENDTTLDIVNYLNILLTLQKKIISVKNPAELAPIITEVGLCQTSSQLTRYGNPYGKLETLDVEPMKQCGYFSNCITSLKPFNSIVAPIHMYVHDVEEMMLPDDMRTPSSDAKDIESNDLDVMLNTISAESEVRNLPVAYRKCRFSDENNLQYYSPYRPSLCRLECRIKWALSLCNCKPYFYVAAPEAPICKVSGMLCLARAKWLQRPCECYPSCQEETFTIFKASDQTGGDRNYSGERFERTLIINMQIARMGINRRVVFSTDQLIMSFGGAIGLFLGASFMTIYGLLYFLITFIAYTCKNRFCKR, from the exons ATGGATTCCAAAGGGAGTCGGCCGAAGCAACCGGACTGGCTCGCCGAGGTGTGCCAGGAGTCCTCCATCCACGGCATGCCCTACATCGCCCGCAAGGATCTCCACTGGGCCGAGCGCATCTTGTGGGCATTAATAATCCTGGGCTCGGCCTACTACGCCATCAGCAGCTGCCTTAACCAGTGGTACCGGTTCCGGGACAATCCTCTCGTCTACGAGTATGAATACCTCTTTGGTCTGCGCATCTTCCCTTTCGTGGGGATAACACTGTGCCCTACGTATCATGACGAAACGGTGATCCCAAGGCTTATAAATGA AACTTGGGGATTGGATGCCAGCAAAGACAAAGAAAAAGCAGCATACTACAGGAAGTTTCTACTTGCAATCAACGCCCTTCGGTACTCCACGCTGGAAACGCTGGAACCCTTCGAGAATGATACCACTTTGGACATCGTGAATTACTTGAACATTTTGCTCACGCTGCAGAAAAAGATTATATCGGTTAAAAACCCGGCAGAACTGGCGCCAATCATTACTGAGGTGGGTCTGTGCCAAACATCCAGCCAGTTAACCCGGTACGGAAATCCCTATGGCAAACT GGAAACACTGGATGTGGAACCGATGAAACAGTGCGGCTATTTCAGTAATTGCATCACGTCTCTAAAGCCTTTTAATAGCATTGTTGCCCCCATACATATG TACGTTCATGATGTCGAGGAAATGATGCTACCCGACGACATGCGAACTCCCTCTTCTGATGCTAAAGACATCGAATCCAATGATCTCGATGTTATGCTAAATACCATATCGGCGGAAAGCGAGGTGCGAAATCTACCGGTGGCATATCGCAAGTGTCGCTTCAGTGACGAAAACAATCTGCAGTATTACAGT CCCTACCGCCCAAGTCTTTGCCGACTTGAGTGCCGAATCAAATGGGCCCTGAGTTTGTGCAACTGCAAGCCCTATTTCTACGTAGCAGCTCCGGAAGCTCCAATCTGCAAAGTATCCGGAATGCTCTGCCTAGCCCGGGCCAAGTGGCTTCAAAGACCGTGCGAATGCTATCCGTCTTGTCAGGAGGAAACCTTTACCATCTTCAAAGCGTCTGATCAGACTGGG GGCGATAGGAACTACTCTGGAGAGCGGTTTGAGCGGACGCTGATCATCAACATGCAAATTGCGAGGATGGGCATAAATCGACGGGTTGTATTCAGCACGGATCAGTTGATAATGTCGTTTGGTGGAGCCATTGGTCTCTTTCTTGGAGCCAGCTTCATGACCATATACGGCCTGCTGTACTTTCTTATCACTTTCATAGCTTATACATGCAAGAACCGATTTTGCAAGCgttaa
- the LOC6607920 gene encoding probable cytochrome P450 6u1, giving the protein MDLMHRALLTALGAMSVFYALVKISLGYWKRRGILHEKPKFLWGNIKGVVSGKRHAQDALQDIYTAYKGRSPFVGFYACLKPFILALDLKLVHQIIFTDAGHFTSRGLYSNPSGEPLSHNLLQLDGHKWRSLHAKSAEVFTPANMQKLLVRLSQISSRIQRDLGEKSHQTLNISELVGAYNTEVMASLAFGLVGQDTEEFAKWTRNYWADFRLWQAYLALEFPLIARLLQYKSYAEPATAYFQKVALSQLQEHQRRDRQPLQTFLQLYSNAEKPLTDVEIAAQSFGFVLAGLGPLNATLAFCLYELARQPEVQDRTRLEINKTLEQHGGQVTPECLRELRYTKQVLNETLRLHTPHPFLLRRATKEFEVPGSVFVIAKGNNVLIPSAAIHRDPGIYENPERFHPERFEEEARRSRPAAAFLPFGDGLRGCIAARFAEQQLLVGLVALLRQHRYAPSAETSIPVEYDNRRLLLMPKSDIKLSVERVD; this is encoded by the exons ATGGATCTAATGCACCGCGCCCTGCTCACCGCCTTGGGTGCGATGTCCGTGTTCTACGCCCTGGTCAAGATCAGCCTGGGCTACTGGAAGCGGCGGGGGATCCTGCACGAAAAGCCCAAGTTCCTGTGGGGCAACATCAAGGGCGTGGTGAGCGGGAAGAGGCATGCCCAGGACGCATTGCAGGATATCTACACCGCATACAAGGGCAGGTCGCCGTTTGTGGGATTCTACGCCTGCCTCAAGCCGTTCATCTTGGCGCTGGACCTGAAGCTAGTCCACCAAATAATATTCACCGACGCGGGACACTTTACGTCCCGAGGCCTTTATAGTAATCCCAGTGGAGAGCCGCTGTCGCATAATCTCCTTCAGCTGGACGGTCACAAGTGGCGGTCACTGCACGCCAAATCTGCGGAGGTTTTCACTCCGGCCAACATGCAGAAGCTTCTGGTCAGACTGTCGCAAATCTCGTCCAGAATTCAAAGGGACCTGGGCGAAAAGAGCCATCAAACTCTCAATATAAGCGAACTCGTGGGTGCCTACAATACAGAAGTTATGGCGTCATTGGCCTTTGGACTCGTAGGCCAGGATACCGAGGAGTTCGCGAAGTGGACGCGCAACTACTGGGCGGACTTTAGGCTGTGGCAGGCTTACCTGGCGCTGGAGTTTCCGCTCATCGCTCGGCTTCTTCAGTACAAAAGCTACGCAGAACCTGCTACTGCTTACTTCCAAAAGGTGGCCCTGTCGCAGCTGCAGGAGCATCAAAGGAGGGATCGGCAGCCTCTGCAGACGTTCCTGCAGCTATATTCCAACGCGGAAAAGCCACTCACCGACGTCGAGATTGCGGCCCAATCCTTTGGCTTCGTTCTAGCTGGCTTGGGCCCCCTGAATGCCACCCTGGCTTTCTGCCTCTACGAGTTGGCCCGCCAGCCTGAGGTGCAGGATCGAACCAGGCTCGAGATTAACAAGACACTGGAGCAGCATGGTGGCCAAGTGACACCGGAGTGCCTAAGGGAGCTCAGGTATACGAAGCAAGTCCTCAATG AAACGCTTCGCCTGCACACGCCACATCCCTTCCTGCTGCGCCGGGCTACCAAAGAATTCGAAGTGCCCGGATCGGTGTTTGTAATTGCCAAGGGTAACAATGTGCTGATACCCTCGGCGGCGATACACAGAGATCCTGGCATATATGAGAACCCCGAGCGGTTCCACCCGGAGCGCTTTGAGGAAGAGGCTAGGCGATCCCGCCCAGCAGCTGCGTTCCTGCCCTTCGGCGATGGTCTGCGAGGATGCATTGCCGCTCGCTTTGCAGAGCAGCAGCTTCTGGTGGGTCTGGTGGCTCTGCTGAGGCAGCACAGATATGCTCCCTCTGCGGAGACCTCGATTCCCGTGGAGTATGACAACCGGAGACTGCTCTTGATGCCCAAGTCGGACATCAAACTCAGTGTGGAACGGGTTGACTAG
- the LOC6607921 gene encoding probable Ufm1-specific protease 1, whose product MATEKCAEDFGDSSAASLKIVPKDYAYPLLEDPQGALTPPSEGGRTLVTRGGFNFFHYGCDGHQDAGWGCGYRTLQSAISWIQRRRGSSGHVPSIREIQQILVALGDKGAEFVGSRDWIGTLEEFYVIDVLHQVPCKILHAKELTSEEILGELRSYFEKYQGFVAMGGLSDTASKAITGYHCSARGRIFLQVVDPHFVGVPSSRQHLIDQGYVRWVPVDEFPDSTYNLCLILQP is encoded by the exons ATGGCGACGGAAAAGTGTGCAGAAGATTTTGGGGACTCCTCCGCGGCGTCCTTGAAAATTGTGCCAAAGGACTATGCATATCCACTTCTAGAGGATCCGCAAGGCGCGCTGACCCCTCCCAGTGAAGGCGGGCGGACGCTAGTTACCCGCGGTGGCTTCAACTTCTTCCACTACGGATGCGATGGCCACCAGGATGCTGGCTGGGGTTGTGGCTACCGCACCCTGCAATCGGCCATTTCCTGGATCCAACGTCGACGAGGGTCGAGCGGTCATGTGCCTTCCATCCGGGAGATTCAGCAGATCTTGGTGGCCCTCGGCGACAAGGGTGCAGAGTTTGTGGGCTCGCGCGACTGGATCGGCACGCTGGAGGAGTTCTACGTGATTGATGTGCTGCACCAGGTGCCCTGCAAGATTCTTCACGCCAAGGAGCTCACCTCGGAAGAGATCCTCGGCGAGCTTCGGAGCTATTTTGAGAAGTACCAAGGCTTCGTAGCCATGGGCGGTCTGAGTGACACCGCCTCCAAGGCCATTACCGGCTACCATTGCAGTGCACGTGGTCGCATCTTCCTGCAGGTGGTG GATCCGCATTTTGTAGGCGTGCCCAGCTCCCGGCAGCACTTAATCGATCAGGGCTATGTCCGTTGGGTGCCCGTTGACGAGTTCCCCGACAGCACGTACAACCTCTGCCTCATCTTGCAGCCGTAG
- the LOC6607922 gene encoding rap1 GTPase-GDP dissociation stimulator 1, with protein sequence MATEIDDLIEKLKTTSVTPANTTNLLCEISATKDPKLFDKHELAECFLGLTKCEDTNVRKEAAKCIAEITKSEVQRKKFTKRNIIAAFLECLRQVPTSDGSMELPIQICRALGNICYLNDEARDLILELEGDAVLLRLLDITIIEDVANAAQFIKVRGGLLSNYLLGGEGLAKRAMELGVMKKLQGIIDIGASNVEQHEDLLLNTLPLISILTENVADLNFDSSLNIQLSRILAASTNPDLAEMCLELLHYQAESDEVKLILAKDGLCETIYNLLEKYKTLASTSEARALMKLACELIVLILTGDDSMHYLYTTPLLKNMVDWLDSTDTDLLTTGVLALGNFARTDSHCIYFVEQQTMNKLLEVLAKNNGVKDDVRLQHALLSALRNLVIPKPNKNAVIQAGLVQTILPMLEIHQPPVVFKLLGTLRMTVDGQEKLALELLKNKTLIEQLVHWSKSSDYAGVTGESLRLMAWLIKHAYLSKIAYALPRKGDAPAEQIADKIPLTQDYDRSSLSEFLANEGTVEAMVSMLTAQHLVMQNEALIALCILSVVYLSQPSEATQAQRLQDELVKCEVGKKLAELISKSSDTMTKEIVENLQNCVNLLKSSEQLVAHLEQHNINELLKSIPILTEYCTL encoded by the exons ATGGCGA CTGAAATCGACGATTTGATTGAAAAGCTGAAGACGACCAGCGTCACTCCGGCGAACACGACCAACTTGCTATGCGAGATCTCGGCGACGAAGGACCCCAAACTTTTCGACAAGCACGAGCTGGCGGAGTGCTTCCTGGGCCTGACCAAGTGCGAAGACACAAACGTGCGCAAGGAGGCGGCCAAGTGCATTGCGGAGATCACCAAGTCCGAGGTGCAGCGCAAGAAGTTCACCAAGAGGAACATAATAGCCGCATTTCTGGAGTGCTTGCGCCAAGTGCCCACGTCCGACGGCAGTATGGAGCTGCCCATACAGATTTGTCGGGCACTGGGAAACATCTGCTACCTAAACGACGAGGCCAGGGACTTAATTCTCGAGCTGGAGGGCGATGCTGTTCTTCTGCGACTCCTGGACATCACAATCATCGAGGACGTGGCCAATGCGGCGCAGTTCATCAAAGTGCGCGGCGGCTTGCTGTCCAACTATCTGCTCGGAGGCGAGGGCTTGGCCAAGCGGGCCATGGAGCTGGGCGTGATGAAGAAGCTGCAAGGCATCATCGACATTGGCGCCTCCAATGTGGAACAGCATGAGGATCTGCTGCTGAATACGCTTCCACTGATCAGTATACTCACAGAGAACGTGGCGGATCTGAACTTCGACTCCTCCCTGAATATCCAGCTGTCTCGCATTCTGGCCGCTTCCACTAATCCCGATCTCGCCGAGATGTGCCTGGAGCTGCTCCATTACCAGGCGGAGAGCGACGAAGTTAAGCTTATTTTGGCCAAGGACGGTCTGTGCGAAACCATCTACAACCTGCTGGAAAAGTACAAGACTCTGGCCAGCACAAGTGAGGCCAGGGCGCTGATGAAGCTCGCCTGCGAACTCATCGTATTAATCCTTACTGGTG ATGACTCAATGCACTATTTGTACACCACGCCGCTGCTGAAGAACATGGTCGATTGGCTGGACTCGACCGACACCGATCTGCTAACTACCGGCGTGCTGGCCCTGGGCAACTTTGCGCGCACCGATAGCCACTGCATCTACTTTGTAGAGCAGCAGACCATGAACAAGCTGCTCGAGGTGCTGGCCAAGAACAACGGCGTCAAGGACGATGTGCGCCTGCAGCACGCTCTTCTCTCCGCGCTGCGCAACCTGGTCATCCCGAAGCCAAACAAGAACGCGGTAATCCAGGCGGGCCTGGTGCAGACCATTCTTCCCATGCTCGAAATACACCAGCCACCAGTCGTCTTCAAGCTGCTGGGCACGCTTCGCATGACCGTCGACGGACAGG AGAAACTCGCACTGGAGCTGCTGAAGAACAAGACTCTGATCGAGCAGCTGGTGCACTGGAGCAAATCGTCGGACTATGCTGGCGTCACCGGCGAGTCTCTGCGCCTCATGGCCTGGCTGATCAAGCACGCCTACCTCAGCAAAATCGCATACGCACTGCCGCGCAAGGGCGATGCACCCGCCGAACAGATTGCCGACAAGATCCCACTAACGCAGGACTACGATCGCAGTAGCTTGAGCGAGTTCCTTGCCAACGAGGGGACCGTGGAGGCTATGGTAAGCATGCTCACAGCTCAGCACCTGGTCATGCAGAACGAGGCGCTGATTGCCCTGTGCATCCTGTCCGTGGTGTACCTGTCGCAGCCGAGCGAGGCGACGCAGGCCCAGCGGCTGCAGGACGAGCTGGTCAAGTGCGAGGTCGGCAAGAAGCTGGCCGAGCTCATCAGCAAGTCGTCGGACACGATGACCAAGGAGATTGTCGAGAACCTGCAGAACTGCGTGAACTTGCTCAAGTCTTCCGAGCAGCTGGTGGCGCATCTGGAACAGCATAACATCAACGAGCTGCTGAAGTCTATACCCATTCTCACCGAATACTGCACCTTGTAA
- the LOC6607923 gene encoding dnaJ homolog subfamily B member 14, translating to MAREESNQELEVDDFTMGVLQARSHHCVDKVVNDLCLGHYEHALRQINEDLDGLQKHEEIMALLELKNILLRLRLKGEAQRTIGPTRKSDALPHKFTLEMLDVVQKVLRCRNHYEVLRISHHATYSEVKRAYHKLALRLHPDKNKSPGAEQAFRRISEAADCLTDCQKRIEYNIATAVGDCHDQDPSQYKDYRGESEINEENVNDLGAAFRRPYRAANQRMPQRQSLYQTQQLVIGVVAALVFLFVTMHFIAAAPAYSFTLTRTHSARRLSQTNHIAYYMNPTTLSKYTEQQLAELEVEIEEVYISDLKQKCRQERSWRDILFLRARQENNDEKLLQHVSQMSTPACQALLQLGKSGHSPLQLENESSKQDLPL from the exons ATGGCGA GAGAAGAAAGTAACCAAGAACTGGAGGTCGACGACTTCACAATGGGAGTCCTGCAGGCGAGGAGTCACCACTGCGTCGACAAAGTGGTGAATGACCTGTGCCTGGGACACTACGAGCACGCTCTGAGGCAGATCAACGAGGATCTGGACGGCTTACAGAAGCACGAGGAGATCATGGCGCTGCTGGAGCTAAAGAACATCCTTCTGAGACTGAGGCTGAAGGGCGAGGCTCAGCGAACCATAGGCCCTACTCGCAAATCTGACGCCCTGCCCCACAAGTTCACACTCGAGATGCTGGACGTGGTGCAGAAGGTCCTGCGGTGCCGCAATCACTACGAGGTGCTGCGCATATCTCACCATGCCACCTACTCCGAGGTGAAGCGGGCCTACCATAAGCTCGCCCTGCGCCTCCATCCGGACAAGAACAAATCGCCTGGGGCTGAGCAGGCCTTTCGGCGGATCAGCGAGGCGGCTGACTGCCTCACGGACTGCCAGAAAAGGATTGAGTACAACATAGCAACCGCAGTGGGCGACTGCCACGACCAGGATCCCTCGCAGTACAAGGATTATCGCGGGGAAAGTGAAATCAATGAGGAAAATGTGAACGATCTGGGAGCCGCTTTCAGAAGGCCTTATCGGGCGGCTAATCAGCGGATGCCCCAGAGGCAGTCCCTCTACCAAACACAGCAACTCGTCATCGGAGTGGTGGCTGCTCTGGTTTTCCTCTTCGTCACCATGCACTTCATCGCAGCCGCTCCTGCTTACAGTTTCACGCTAACCAG AACCCACAGCGCTCGTCGGCTCAGTCAGACGAACCACATTGCCTACTATATGAATCCGACGACTCTGTCGAAGTACACAGAACAGCAGTTGGCCGAACTGGAAGTAGAAATCGAGGAGGTTTATATCTCGGACCTCAAACAGAAGTGCAGGCAAGAGCGGAGTTGGA GGGATATACTGTTTCTCAGGGCGAGGCAGGAAAACAACGACGAGAAGTTGCTCCAGCATGTCAGCCAGATGTCCACTCCCGCCTGCCAGGCGTTGCTCCAGCTGGGAAAGTCTGGTCACAGTCCACTGCAGCTGGAGAACGAGTCTTCAAAGCAGGACTTACCACTCTGA